One Benincasa hispida cultivar B227 chromosome 5, ASM972705v1, whole genome shotgun sequence genomic window carries:
- the LOC120077386 gene encoding uncharacterized protein LOC120077386, translating into MKSTDCTMPFYQMDSQAFLVQIRRQEDLLKSKRRWLLGLPTSASRHKYSDHSEFLNKRNLPESLLREDDVFYETVKTRVEEAFGALNVETRHLGIRADRILETCIVGKLILSCLNDLSTRALYLLCYNIILTENCVKLEKTRWKLKRAIREIIPKVLRRKSQDSCFRDLPTQVLLGMRRKLEGVRFMPQMKGHRHGCGRDRLINLLTRISEKMLSSIGEGDELQESLAEATTVADLSLKLVPGRHNSSIIEFYPFSPKIKTVHNEILKAIWFVRKKYNFQKLKQLKYLLDPDAKVTNRPTSGEQGHRLFCWVRALLVILQKHPV; encoded by the exons ATGAAATCGACGGATTGCACAATGCCGTTCTATCAGATGGATTCTCAAGCATTTCTGGTACAAATTCGACGTCAAGAGGACCTTTTGAAATCGAAAAGAAG ATGGCTGCTGGGGCTTCCTACATCTGCGTCTAGACACAAGTATTCTGATCATTCAGAGTTTTTAAATAAACG AAACTTGCCTGAATCGTTGCTGAGAGAAGATGAT GTTTTTTATGAGACTGTCAAAACAAGAGTTGAAGAAGCATTTGGAGCGTTAAATGTTGAAACAAGGCATCTTGGTATTCGAGCTGATCGAATATTAGAAACGTGTATAGTTGGAAAACTCATATTGTCGTGTCTCAATGATCTGAGCACCCGGGCACTTTACCTTCTTTGCtataatataatacttacaGAAAACTGTGTCAAATTGGAAAAAACTCGCTGGAAACTGAAAAGGGCCATCAGAGAAATTATTCCAAAAGTTCTAAGAAGGAAAAGTCAAGATAGCTGTT TTC GAGACCTGCCCACCCAAGTTCTCTTAGGTATGCGTCGAAAGCTTGAAGGAGTTCGATTTATGCCTCAGATGAAAGGTCACAGGCATGGCTGTGGTCGTGATCGTCTGATTAATCTTCTTACAAGAATTAGTGAGAAGATGCTTTCATCGATTGGTGAAGGAGATGAATTGCAAGAATCACTTGCAGAAGCCACGACAGTGGCTGATTTATCACTCAAACTAGTACCAGGTCGCCATAATTCGTCCATAATTGAGTTTTATCCCTTCTCACCCAAAATAAAAACCGTGCACAATGAAATACTAAAAGCCATATGGTTTGTTAGAAAGAAATATAACTTTCAGAAGCTCAAACAGTTGAAGTATTTGTTGGATCCTGATGCTAAAGTGACCAATAGGCCAACAAGTGGGGAACAAGGACACCGATTATTTTGTTGGGTAAGAGCATTACTAGTGATACTGCAAAAACACCCTGTTTAA
- the LOC120078122 gene encoding uncharacterized protein LOC120078122, with the protein MASIPRRSFLPTRPLNDALPVSQPDSAQTIRRRLSSISFKIQPISSPVVSWPFRRSKSVSSMRDFTGSSLRKWWDWGWSWILSRKAAFTRDLEMNDEETKALGSNCRGSFRHLFYKVRSEFRKLIRSDRVGLPQTFKYDSVNYSKNFDDGVRS; encoded by the coding sequence ATGGCTTCCATTCCACGGCGGAGCTTTCTACCGACGCGGCCTCTCAACGACGCTCTCCCTGTCTCGCAGCCGGACTCCGCTCAAACCATACGCCGAAGGCTCTCTTCCATTTCCTTCAAGATCCAGCCGATTTCTTCGCCTGTTGTTTCCTGGCCATTTCGCAGATCCAAATCCGTGTCGTCAATGCGCGATTTCACCGGAAGTTCTCTCCGGAAGTGGTGGGATTGGGGATGGTCCTGGATCCTCTCTCGCAAAGCTGCCTTCACTAGAGATCTGGAGATGAACGATGAAGAAACTAAAGCTCTTGGATCTAATTGCAGAGGTAGTTTCAGACATCTTTTCTATAAGGTTAGGTCTGAGTTCCGTAAACTGATTCGATCTGATCGCGTCGGTCTTCCTCAAACTTTCAAATACGATTCGGTTAATTACTCGAAGAATTTCGATGATGGAGTGAGATCTTAG
- the LOC120078701 gene encoding uncharacterized protein LOC120078701, whose protein sequence is MAFASSSTVICQNRALSSSIVSSPGLLHHRCFSQLQSQRILHCNRRSSSNIGINAAPALTPAAFCVVAKTALSDAHVQSPSSSSAPAGGWSDFAKNVSGEWDGYGADFSSEGTPIELPESVVPDAYREWEVKVFDWQTQCPTLAESEQPSFMYKTIKLLPTVGCEADAATRYSIDERNVGNGIGANDEVTAFAYQRSGCYVVVWPIEVGGSCKLMELEHCLVNPQDRESRVRVVQVVRVEGTRLVLQNIRVFCEQWYGPFRNGEQLGGCAIRDSTFASTAALKASEVVGTWQGPVSVARFDGSQINVVQELLADNVQKSVRSESELKLLPKQLWCSLKESKDSVDTCCEVGWLFDHGHAITSRCMFSGTAKLKEISIANETPA, encoded by the exons ATGGCGTTCGCTTCTTCTAGCACTGTTATTTGTCAGAACAGAGCCTTGTCGTCCTCCATCGTTTCTTCTCCGGGACTTCTACACCATCGCTGCTTCTCACAGCTTCAATCGCAGCGTATTCTTCATTGTAATCGTCGTTCGTCTTCGAACATCGGGATAAACGCCGCTCCGGCTCTTACTCCGGCGGCCTTTTGTGTCGTTGCTAAAACTGCTCTTTCCGATGCTCATGTTCAAAGTCCCAGCTCCAGTTCTGCTCCTGCTGGTG GGTGGTCCGATTTTGCTAAAAACGTCTCTGGCGAGTGGGATGGATATGGTGCCGATTTTTCTTCTGAAGGAACGCCAATTGAACTTCCGGAATCCGTTGTTCCTGATGCTTATCGAGAATGGGAGGTTAAGGTTTTCGATTGGCAAACTCAGTGCCCTACTCTTGCGGAATCAGAGCAGCCCTCTTTCATGTACAAGACAATAAAGCTACTTCCTACAGTGGGATGTGAAGCCGATGCTGCAACTCGTTACAGCATTGATGAGAGAAATGTTGGAAATGGAATTGGAGCAAATGATGAAGTGACTGCCTTTGCATATCAACGTAGTGGATGTTATGTAGTCGTCTGGCCTATTGAAGTTGGAGGTTCTTGTAAGTTAATGGAGTTGGAGCATTGCCTGGTTAATCCTCAAGACCGGGAATCTCGTGTGAGGGTTGTTCAGGTTGTCCGAGTTGAAGGTACACGGCTAGTGTTGCAGAATATCAGAGTCTTCTGTGAGCAGTGGTATGGGCCATTCAGAAATGGAGAACAGCTTGGTGGATGTGCCATCCGAGACTCCACATTCGCTTCAACAGCTGCCTTGAAAGCTTCCGAGGTGGTTGGGACATGGCAGGGTCCTGTCTCTGTTGCCCGTTTTGATGGTTCTCAGATT AATGTTGTACAAGAACTTTTGGCTGACAACGTGCAAAAGTCAGTGAGAAGTGAATCAGAACTCAAGCTGCTTCCCAAGCAACTGTGGTGTTCCCTTAAAGAAAGTAAAGACAGTGTGGATACTTGCTGTGAAGTTGGATGGCTTTTCGATCACGGGCATGCAATTACATCAAGATGCATGTTCTCAGGCACGGCGAAATTGAAG GAAATATCGATTGCGAATGAGACTCCTGCTTAA